The nucleotide window CTATCCTTGATAAAAGTGTCCTGCTTCGACAGCATGGTTTTTTCTCCGGATTGAGGTCTGCCCGACGGGGGGCGGGGGAAAACATTCCAGCAGCATTGTGGTATTATACTTAAAATATCACCGAAACGAAAGCCGCGAACATGAAAGCCATGATATTGTCCGGCCTCGGCGACTTGAAAAGAAACCGCAATCCCCTGTCGTTCCGGGATGTTCCCGATCCGAGTCCGGCCGAGGGCGAAATCCTCATCCGCGTCTCCGCCTGCGGTGTCTGCCACACGGAAATCGATGAGATCGAGGGCCGGACGCCGCCGCCCGGATTTCCGGTGATCCCCGGCCACCAAGTTGTCGGATCTGTGGCGGGAAACGGTCCGAAAGCCTCTCGATTCAAAACCGGAGACAGGGTGGGTGTCGCCTGGATTTATTCGACCTGCGGAAACTGTCGTTTCTGCCGCGGCGGCCGAGAGAACCTTTGTCCGGATTTCAAGGCCACCGGCCGCGACGCCGACGGAGGCTATGCGGAAGCCATGGTCGTCCCCGAGGAATTCGCCTATCCGATTCCCGGTGTCTTTTCGGATTCCGAGGCGGCTCCGCTTCTCTGCGCCGGAGCTGTCGGTTTTCGGTCATTGAAACTCGCGGGTCTGGAAGACGGCGGGAATCTCGGCCTGAGCGGGTTCGGCGCTTCCGGACATCTGGTCATCCAGGTTGTTCGCCGAACCCATCCCCGATCCCGGATTTTTGTCTTCGCCAGGAGTTCCGAGCAGAGAGAGCTTGCCCTGGCGCTGGGCGCCGCGTGGGCCGGAGACATCGAGGAGGATCCCGGCGAACGTCTGCAGGCCGTGATCGACACCACGCCGGCCTGGAAACCCATCGTCCGGTCTCTGCGGCATCTTGAAAGAGGCGGACGGCTTGTCATCAACGCCATCGGTAAAGAAGACGCGGACAAAGACGAACTTCTTGATCTCGACTATGCCTACGATCTCTGGATGGAAAAATCCATCGTCAGCACCGCCAACGTGACCCGGTCGGACGTTGCGGAGTTTCTGAAACTGGCCGCCGAAATTCCGATCCGGCCGGAAGTCGTCGAGTTCGGTCTCAAGGACGCCAATCACGCCCTGGTGGAAATCCGGGAAAGAAAAATCAGGGGCGCCAAAGTCCTCAGGGTTGGGTGATCACGCCTTCCCCCTGAAAAGCCCTGCCGTTCCGGGATTCAGGGCGCGTTCCGCATTTTCGCCTTCCGGTAGCGGTCGTGCATGGCGGTGACGGCTTTGGCCGTCACGCGGTCGTGGCGCCGGAACCCGCCGCCGAAATTCAAGGGAATGTGCATCAGTTCGTGAATGACCGTTTCCTCGCGCTCCTTTTCCCCCAGCTTGTCGAACCTCTCCGACAGGAATTCGAGAACGTAGAAGGCCTTGTTTCCCATCGCGATCTGGAGGACCTTGCTCATACCGTGGCACCGGGCGATCGTCCGCCGGGCCGACGATCCCCGGCTCCGGAGACAGACGACCCTGTCCCTGTCGATATGGCGGAGATCCAGAGTCCGGACGATATCCAGGAAAAGCGCCTGGATATCCGGGGCCGCTTCATAACGGATGGGACGCCGTTTCATTTTGGGCATGGATAAAATATACATTCACATGCCGTCGCTCGTCCAATTCAAGAAAGACCTCACGGGAAGTGATATAATATCCGATCAAGAAGGAGCCTCATGATGAAAACGGTTCAACCCGGCTTCGAGTGAAGCCGTGGTCTCGGGAGATCCGGAGTTGAGTCGGGATAGAGGACGAAAATGAACAACGGCGGCCGCCGCGGCACGCCCAGGATCGGACTCGCGCTTGGAGGCGGAGGCGCCCGCGGCTGTGCTCATATCGGAGTCATCAACGGACTCGAGGAAGCCGGAATTCCCATCCATTGCGTGGCCGGCACAAGTATCGGCTCTGTCATGGGAGCGGTTTACTCGGCCGGAGATTGGAAGGAATTCACGGATTACCTGCTGAAAATCAAATGGAATGACGTGATCCGGCATTTCGATCCGGTGATTCCCAAACGCGGTTTTTTCGACGGGGAAAAGATCAAAACCCTCCTGAAAGACGTCATCCCGGACCCGGATTTCCGGAGTTGCCGCATTCCCTTCGCCGCCACGGCTACGGATTTGTATTCAGGCCGCGAGGTGATTCTCAAGACGGGCGATATGATCGAAGCGATTCGGGCCAGCATCTCGATTCCCGGCATCTTCACACCCGCCCGGATCGGAAAACGCTATCTGGTCGACGGCGGCGTCATCAATCCTCTTCCGGTGACCGTGGCCCGCCGCCTGGGTGCGGATATCGTGATCGCGGTGGACCTGAACCACCATTTCATCCGCGAAAAGCGTTCGGCCATGAAGTTCTATGGGAAAAAGAGCTGGCTGGACAAGCTGGCCCCGACCCGGCCGAATATCCTGGACGTCATCGAAAATTCGGTTTTTCTGATGCAGGATCAACTGACGAAAAATACCCTCGAAAAACATCCGCCGGAGTTCTTGATCCGTCCGGCCCTCCATTCGGCCAGCATCTTCGATTTCCACAAGGCCAAATCCATGATCGAGGAAGGCCGCCGAAAAACCCAGCCTGTGATTCCCGAAATCCTGCAACGCCTTCAGACCCGCACTCTCACGGAAAGTTGAGTTGTGGGCGGGCCGGGATTGCCGTTAAGATAAGGGATCGGCGGAATCAGTCGGCGATATAGCCGGCGCGATGGCTGACCCGATAACCGCCGCTTCGGACTTTGACCTCGACGGACCGGAACCGGCCGTCAGCCGTCAATTCCTTGGGCATGTAATACAGCAGGTAGTAGTTTTCCGAGGCCGTCAAAGCGTTCCGCATGAGCATCAGCGGGTTGGATGAGGCGTCGTAATAGCCGCCGGTGGCCTGAGCCATCTCGATGAAGGGGGCGTAGATATCCTCGGACTGCTCTTCCATGATCACTCCGGGAACGGATTCCATGGGACGGGAGTAGAACAGGAAGTGAACCGCTGTCGAGGCGGCGGCGAAGGCCTTCTTGACAAAATCCACGTCAAGGCTCGATTCCCGGCGGAAAAAATCAAACAGGCCGGCCACGGTCTGGAGAATGTCCGGGCGGTCCATGTAGAGACTGCTGTAGGTGTTGAGGATCTTGGGATCGATTTTGGGGATATACTCCCTTTGATAGAACAGGAACACCGCCTTCTGGCCGTCAAGTTCCCGAAGATGGGAGGCGAATTCCAACAGCTTCTTCTGGTCGACGGATCTCATCCGGTTGATGCGTTCCAGAACATCGGCGTATCTCTGAAGCAGCTCGTCCACCGTGACCGAGGGATCCACAGGCGAGGACGTTGCGGTCATTTCGACGATCCGGTTCGTGGGATTGGCGGGGTCCTGGGCGGCCAGCGACACCGCGGAGGCCATGGCCCGGGACAATCCGGTCAATTCCTTCAGGGTGTCGCGATAGAGGGAATTGCCCACCATGGCGTCCCTCCGGATCAGCCCGACAAGCTGGCTGATGACCCTGTCCGGCCCCAGAATTTCGAAGGTTTCGCTTTTCATCCGGTAGGTTTTCATGGGTGTGACGATGGCCAGGTTGTCTCCGGGAATGAGAACATTCCGGACGAGATGCTCCAAAGCGCCGCCGATTCTCGGATCGTAATCGCTCAATTCAAAGAAAAGATAGAAATGGCGCCCGGTGGCCGGATTGAATTTGGAACGCTCCTGGCTGCGCTCGACATGGGTCTTTTTCACCAGATAGACGGCCTCGATCTTTTGAGGCACGCCGTCCTCGAAGACTTCAAAATCGTCCAGGTTCAAGTCCTCGATAAAGACATCGCCCTTGAAAACCCTCACGGGGATCTCGATGTTGACCACCCGGCTCACATGGCGGATGTCCTGGGCGGCAAGTCCGAGGACCAAAAAAAGTCCCGAGGCAAAGACAAGACATCTCTTCATCGTTATTCCCTTGACTTATTTATTATACCATCCCCGAAAAAGCCCGGGGGCCGAATGATCACATTTTCCAGGTTCCCGAAACGATGAGATTCGTTCCGGTCACGGCCGCGGCTCTGTCCGACGCCAGGAAGGCCACGGCTTCGGCCACATCGGCCGGTTTTCCGACACCCATGGCTTTGAGCTTCGCCCCGGCGGGAAGAACACCGCCTTCAATAAGACCCGGAGAGACCATGTTGACGGTGATGCCGCGATCCGCCTCGGCCACGGCCGCCGTCCGGGTCAGAATGAGGAGAGACGACTTGGCCGCGGCGTAGGGCGCGATATTGGGAAAAGCGACGTTTTGCCCGACCCGGCTGAATCCCAGGTTGACGATGCGGCCCCATCGCCGCGATCTCATCCCCGGCAGCACGGCCCGGACCGCTCGGAAGGTCGAAAGGAGGTTGTCGTTGAAGGCCTTTTCCCAGTCGCCGTCTTCAAGCTCCGCCCAAGGTTTGAGGAAAAACGGCCCGACATTGTTGACAAGAATATCGATAGGGCCGAGGCGGGTTTCGACATCCGCAATCATCGCGGCGGCGGCCGGCGCTTGGGTGAAATCAGCCTTGAAGGTCTCCGCCTCCTTGCCGAGCTTTCGAACCTCGGCGGCCGTCGTCTCAGCATCCCGGGCGATGCTCCGGAAATGAATCGCGACGGCCGTGATTTCGGGTTCACCGGCCAGACGAAGGGCCACGGCTCGGCCGATTCCCCGGCCGGCTCC belongs to Acidobacteriota bacterium and includes:
- a CDS encoding patatin-like phospholipase family protein; this encodes MNNGGRRGTPRIGLALGGGGARGCAHIGVINGLEEAGIPIHCVAGTSIGSVMGAVYSAGDWKEFTDYLLKIKWNDVIRHFDPVIPKRGFFDGEKIKTLLKDVIPDPDFRSCRIPFAATATDLYSGREVILKTGDMIEAIRASISIPGIFTPARIGKRYLVDGGVINPLPVTVARRLGADIVIAVDLNHHFIREKRSAMKFYGKKSWLDKLAPTRPNILDVIENSVFLMQDQLTKNTLEKHPPEFLIRPALHSASIFDFHKAKSMIEEGRRKTQPVIPEILQRLQTRTLTES
- a CDS encoding putative metallopeptidase, whose product is MPKMKRRPIRYEAAPDIQALFLDIVRTLDLRHIDRDRVVCLRSRGSSARRTIARCHGMSKVLQIAMGNKAFYVLEFLSERFDKLGEKEREETVIHELMHIPLNFGGGFRRHDRVTAKAVTAMHDRYRKAKMRNAP
- a CDS encoding zinc-dependent alcohol dehydrogenase family protein, whose amino-acid sequence is MKAMILSGLGDLKRNRNPLSFRDVPDPSPAEGEILIRVSACGVCHTEIDEIEGRTPPPGFPVIPGHQVVGSVAGNGPKASRFKTGDRVGVAWIYSTCGNCRFCRGGRENLCPDFKATGRDADGGYAEAMVVPEEFAYPIPGVFSDSEAAPLLCAGAVGFRSLKLAGLEDGGNLGLSGFGASGHLVIQVVRRTHPRSRIFVFARSSEQRELALALGAAWAGDIEEDPGERLQAVIDTTPAWKPIVRSLRHLERGGRLVINAIGKEDADKDELLDLDYAYDLWMEKSIVSTANVTRSDVAEFLKLAAEIPIRPEVVEFGLKDANHALVEIRERKIRGAKVLRVG
- a CDS encoding SDR family oxidoreductase; this translates as MSKSRIALVTGAGRGIGRAVALRLAGEPEITAVAIHFRSIARDAETTAAEVRKLGKEAETFKADFTQAPAAAAMIADVETRLGPIDILVNNVGPFFLKPWAELEDGDWEKAFNDNLLSTFRAVRAVLPGMRSRRWGRIVNLGFSRVGQNVAFPNIAPYAAAKSSLLILTRTAAVAEADRGITVNMVSPGLIEGGVLPAGAKLKAMGVGKPADVAEAVAFLASDRAAAVTGTNLIVSGTWKM